The nucleotide sequence aatGAAACACAAGACGTACACCCAGTTTGAATCCATTGCCCATTAGAGACTCACCGTTATTATGAGTTAGGAAGGCGTTTTCAGCTTCCAACGAGGATGATCCCTGGTGCTCATTGTTGCCGTTGGAGGAGGACGATGAGTTGGAGAAGTCGTAGGGATGGGTCAGGCTGTTGGTGCCGCCAGCGGAGGCAGCTAGCGCCTTGAACAGGTGGGCGGTGCGCTGCTGcgtctgctgctgcagctgttgctgctgttgctgctgttgctgctgctgctgctgcggcggaaTATAGGGGTTGTTGTAGATGTTGCGACTGTCATTCGATGGCTGCAGGTTGTATtggttctgctgctgctgctggaacgTGTTATTGGCACTCAGAAGACCGTTGACCGTGAAATGCCGGGACTTGGCTGAAAGAAGAAAAGAGTATGAAAGGTAAAATGGGGCCCGATGGAAGGTTCTCGAAGGTCGGTAAGGAAAGTTTAACTTTTTTCCATGTCAAGGCAGGTGCTGCTTGCTAAACTCCACCCCCACCCACACCACTGCCTCCTTGCGCCTAATTGCATTCattgaaatatgcaaatgagcgccgttgtgtgtgagtgactgcgtgtatgtgtgtccGTGAGGGTTTGCTTCAATTAAAGCACTTGCGCAGTTATCTCACAAAGGTTTGAGGTTTTCACTTTTCCTCCGCTCATTGTCGTCGCCTATTGTTACTTTTCTCATATGAATTATGCATggcaataacaaaaacaacaactcTGATACACCGCACCgaaccccaaccacctagtgTTGCTGTTTTGCGGAAATAATGTTGACGCAGAAGCTGTGATAATGAAGCAGGCAAAAGCAAAGTGTCGCCTCGGCCTAAGCCCCAACCCCTCCGATGTCCGCAAAAAAATTATGCTAACCCTTTCAATTTTCCACAAGCAATTCGCTCGGAAAAGTTGCTCCTTGCCGTCTACTCCTGCcattgtggttgttgttgtagtgGTTGTTGCCGCTCTTTGCATATTAATTATGCATGTTTTGGTTGGTGTGAAGGCATCAACAcattgtttgaattttaagcAACACAAGCGACAAAATTAGGGGTAAACTGTGCGTTGGAAGGGGTTTGCCTCCTTTCGGTCCTTTTCGTTTGGCTTTTACACTGATTTGTTCAGCTTTTGGGAGCCAACTGTGTAAATATAAAGTGCAAAAGATAACGAGCTAATAACTCTGTTCACTCTGTTCGGTGTTGATATGTGTGAGTTTGGTTGTTCTGAATGGTCGAATCCAAGACAGCACTAGTTGTGGTATATTTGACAGATTTCAAGCGATTTGATGAGCCACAAACTAAAACCTATTCCTACTCTACGCCCCCATAAAACGATTACATCCGAACAATTACCCATTCACTGAACATATCCCGCTTCAAAGGTCAGTTCCACTCGCTCGTCGGCAAGCCATCAATGTCAATTTCCTGGAGATACAAATTCAGGGGCAGCACGCGTCGCGGTTTAAAAAGCAATGTCAATAAATTTTCACTAGATCGAATTTATTGGTAAATCCCCACCGTAGGCGGCTTTATGACAGAAGCCAGGCCAACTGGAATCAACACGATGAGACCGGGCCAAATCTGCGACGCGTCTAAATGTCAATAAAAAACACATTCGGCCACCCAGCGACTTCAGATGCGAAGAGGCGAATTTGCCTCGTTTAGCGAGGGAATAATGACACAAATCGCATAATTCGACGAGGCAGAAAGGATTCAACTTTGGGTCGACACGACGATGGTCGGGGAGAACAACAAAGAAGCCAAATTGTCGGCCCAGTGAAAGGCAAGGAAGCTCTACCCAAATGGCTTGATTCAGTAGACGCTTGGGGCACCAACTCCACTGGGGCAACAATGTATGGGCAACAACAAAGGAATAAAGCATTTGCGTCTCCATGTGGCGAGGGAAAACTAGcgtcaacaaaaacaaaataaatgtgtaaaaattGTGTGGCAATAAAATTTGCGTAAATAGTCCAATTTGCATTGAATGTTGCCCTTATTTATGGGGCCATGGCGCAATCAGGCTGCCCTGTACGAGTAAGTGGGGcgggaatcggaatcggaattggaTGGCCGGCCATTGTGGatgtgctgttgttgtttgctgcCGTGCCAGCGAAGTGtaaatttgccaaattttgttaaaagcaaaataaataaaaaacgtaTAACCGGGCAATGGCTGGAAACGAGACTC is from Drosophila melanogaster chromosome 3L and encodes:
- the CG14459 gene encoding uncharacterized protein, isoform F, coding for MMSYQKGLKDPNLDRHTSKAKSRHFTVNGLLSANNTFQQQQQNQYNLQPSNDSRNIYNNPYIPPQQQQQQQQQQQQQLQQQTQQRTAHLFKALAASAGGTNSLTHPYDFSNSSSSSNGNNEHQGSSSLEAENAFLTHNNGMRRRSNRRRQLSNKNH